The genomic interval TGTGTTTATCTTTCTGTAACCGCACCGACATCTGGAAGGACCATAAAGTGTCTATTTACAGACGTCATTTTTATCGTGGTTTGTCACTttgaaaaatgtgtcaaaaaagcaGCAGTTAACAAGTGACGCAGTGTCATTACAAGAATCATGGCAAAAAGTGGCTCAAATAGAATCTAAAGACTCATGACAGATGTGTCTGCAGCCCGTAGGACTCCCTAGTATGAAGCCACATGGTCCCCATGCTCTGCCGTACAGGCTCCgtcaggtgctgtatatacagagaTATACTCTTGTAGAACTTACTCTACCGTACATACAGCCTCCGATGGAACTTgcctccattttattttttatagtaaaGGAGTTTATTGGACAGTAGCAGAACTGGATAAACTTTGTTCACAAAAGACATTTATTCCAATGGTGGGTCCTCCGGAGAAAAGCTGATTGCATGATGTCCTGCCGACCGTGTTTGGGCACCTAGCTGTTCATATTCTATCTGCAAGACTTGGACGCCCTACGGACCAAGTGAATGGACCACAGGTCATATTATACCCGATGGTAATCCATGTTCAGTTCACTTGAGGAACAAGGGAAAACCCAAGACCTAGATTCCCATAGGAAATCATTGAGCTCACCCGACTAAAATTCACATGCGACTAAATGTTTGTTAGTACCAGCCTGATCTTATTTTCCTCACTCATTGACTTGAAGTTACAGACTAAAGCGCTCGCCATCCTATAGCATCAGGTCTGTGCTTTGCTGTTCAACCAGGTCTCAGGCAGAACAGAACCAAAAGCACCATTCAAGCCAATGAGGATGTGAACCGCTGTGTCAATTTACACTATGGTCATAATAAATGTGCAAAGCCACATGAGCAGAAAGAGTCATCATGTAGACATCGCATCCAAAGACTGCCAACTGCTCTTACACAAGGCAGGAATGCCAAGAGATTTACAGAGATCCAGTCATACCCACCTTCCATACCTCTAAGTAGCACCTATTGCATGCAGTTAACATTCAGGCGCTACCAGATACTGAAGTAATGTCATGTAATTCCAAGACAGCCATACCAAGCCTCATCCAAGTATGgattcttaaaggaacactccagaaaTTACTTGGCACTTATGCAGGGTACAGTAGAAAGCAGTGCTCAGATAACCCCTAAAAGCTACGGATAAACTTACAACGGTTAGCCAAAGAGCGGGCATTCGACAAGCCACTATTCCTCCCAAATCCCCATATGCTGAAAAGGCCACTACTCAACACATCTGGCAGTATCTTATCTCCCACAGGAACAGGCATGTAGAAATCCATATTTTCttctgcgcccccccccccccttctgtctGTCACTTTAAATAAGTTCGATCTTGCCCAAGTTTGTGACCTTAGACTTTTCTGAAAAGTGTCTAAGTACCGCAAGATGTACAGCACCATCTTACCTGCTCTTTGGCTCTGAGGTGAGTACTGAACCAACAAGCTACACCCAAGCCTTTAGTGCTAGTTTTTCCTGGAGTATTACTTTTAGTGTGAGAGTCAGTCCTTCAGATGGATTTTTAAGCAATTACGTAGGTTGGGCATGTTAGAGTTCAGGGCGGCAGCCAACCCGTAGCTTTCACTATTTCAGAAAGACTGCCGAATTTAAATCCATAGTGTCTGGGATGTAACACTCATACTAGACCATCTAGTAGCTCCATAAAACTGCTGAGGAGGCTCTGCCATATGAAGTACATGTGACTCTTAAATACTCATGTATATAAAAGGGACCCGATGTGGTCAATTGTAATGGATGTAGGACGCTTCCAGACTAATGGAAACCCAGTCAGTGTTCCTCTTTAGATAGTCACAAGACCCAAGATAGAcaccaagttttttttattttgttatagttTTATTTCTTGACTATTGAAGAATCTGTTCAGAAGACATCTTCCAACCATAGTAAGAGCAATCACAGCAACTACTGAACTGACAGACCCGATGGCCACCATCACCCACAGCTGTAGACGGTCACGTCCTGCAGTCATTCTGGAAGCTTCAGTGTGTGCTGCTCCGGAGCTCTGGTTAGGCTTGTCTCCAGTCACTAGAAGAGGACCCAGTGTGGCCAGGACATGTGTCTCTACTGGAGAACCTGGTGGAAGAAAGTTCTTATTAATGAACTGCAGACATGAGGAACATCGGACACTCTGAGATCAAAGTAAACAGCAAGTCTTCTAGAGTAGGACTTTGTCCAAATAATTGGTACTCAAGGTCTTATAAAAACAGGAGACAGTCCCAACTTTGAGGAACCCAGCTTTCTTTTAAGTGTCCCCACCCCTCATCTACAGTTACAATTTAGAAGTCTACTTGCTGGAAACACAAGCTGCAGTCTCAGGTTTCTATGGCAGGAGTTTTATTTAGTAAGAAAGAGGCAAGCAGTAGAATGGATTCAGGCTCATAAATTGATACAAAACAGAATATAAAGTTTCGGCAACCCATTATGCACCAAGTTAAAGTGTGCGACACAGTCTACAGCAAACATGAGTCTGTCGAGAGCACATCTTCAGTTTATTCAAGAGGGAATTTCAGTCACACAAGCTAGAAAACATCTAGAACTCACCAACATCTCTCTTCCCAAGTCCCCTGGGTCTTCCAAGTGAGGAGCCCCATGTCATTCTTTGGCCTGAAGCAGTAGCACAGTTCCTGGTGGTGCAGCACTGGCAGATCCCACTTGATCCTTCGACAGGTGACCAACTAGGAGATATTGTAAGCCAACCAAGTGTTCCAACTATTGAATACTTCATAAACTTGTTGCCCAAGACCACATCTAAGATTGTGAATCATTTTTAACCAAAATACTCAACCATTTGTAGGAGCTCTTACCTGCTAGTAGCCTTGTTGTAGGAGCACGCCTTGTTCACTGGATCAGGGGTCTGGTTGATGTCAGCAGCTCTCAGAGTACACGTGATATAGATCTAGGACAACAAAATTCACAGTTCAGGTCTTGATACATGCAACGATGGCTTTCGCAACTTTTagttctcttccatgcaatagtaGTTAACGGAATTACCACACAAGCGATTCATGTTGGTCCGAGAACATTACTGCTCTACCTTTTCAAGTTCACATTTAAAAGAGCTACTCAGTTGGGGTCTTCATGGTTATAATCCACTGCACAACATGTCTTAGAAGCGTAATTTCTCTAATAATCACTAATACTCACCGTAGAGAGATCACGGTCAGTGAACCTGAAAGCATCAACCTTGAAGCGGAGCTTGCTGGCTTGGGGTCTTTGCAAAAATGCAGAGGAGGAATCTTCTTGCATACCATCCATCAAGCACCTATAGGAGAGATTCACTTCAGTAAAGATGCCCTTGGTTTAAGTAGTGCAACGTGTAAGGCAGAAACTCACCCATTATAAGCAATAATCTCATAACGAGGATTGGAGGTCACATCTGCAGTAAGGGTGGCCACACAGCTGTCAACAAACAGGGTCATCgggacatggttctgaacatccaAAGAGGCTTCAATGTAGAACATGTCACCAAGCTGGAAGACCAGTGATGACCTAGGAGCACTCCAGTCCTCTGGGGATGCAATTTAAGGTTATTAGCCTAGAACAAGAGACTCTGTCCCACTACTGGAAAGCTTCTTACCATTCATTAGCTGCAAGGAGAAGACCAGCCGCTCTTCTGTGGTCACCGTGGTGCTAAAGGGAACCCAAGTCGGCTTGACCGCTTTGCTGCTCACATTGCCATGTCTAGAAAGGTTGAAGAGTGCTTAGAGATTCAGAATCCTATGTCAGCCACATTCAAGAAGAAGGCACCATCACATGTCTTAGAAACAGTTTCTAGTTTAGGTCAAACTCATTGCCACTTTGACTGCATTGTATACCCAATGCCACCAGCATACTAATACTACAGTATATCCAGCCATAAGAGTACATTTGCTACCGAAGCATGTCCTAGATACTGTACATTTCATAAGGcatcgagaaaaaaaaaataaaaataaaaaaattaaccaaCACTTTAGAATCAATGTATTCTAGAGTATTCCATGGACAATCGACTTACTCTGGTAAGGTAGAAGACTAACCCTGAATGTAACGTCACCACTCGTCTATAGCCAGATCTTCAGAACATGGAGCCCATATTGCTATAGACTCACCTTGGGTAGTAACATTGTATGGGGACCAAAGCAGAGTTGAACCTGGTGATGGGCACATTGCTGGAGGACGTGGGGTTGTAGCGCAGGTTGATAGTGTAGACAAGCCAGTCTGGAGTCAtcttggggagaaaaaaaatataaatacatttatagTAATCAAGTGAGTTTTATGAATGAGAACTGCAAAGCCTCTGTAAATGGAGTTCAATATGAACAGTAACAAATATTCTGGGCACTACCACCAAGAACATTGTTTCCCCATgaccaaaggggggggggggggggggagtggtgaGAACAAAACACGcatgttatatacacacactggatATAAAGCCACCAAAAGCCCACTTCAAATAATGAATAAATGgacatctgtgtttttttttaatgtacaaaccCCCCTTCCTCATTGATAGAAGAAATATGAACCATTAGGAATGTGGGGTTCACAGCCAACCAAGTACAAATCTGGGGGTTACTTGGTAGGAGACAACCCAAAGCGATTTACATTTATTTGTCAGACAAGTGTGAATAAAGCTCAAATGCTAGTGCAGGTCCAGTAGATACGGATAAACTTCTGCAGAAACAGCCATATGGATTAATAACCACCATATGGATTCACCACGCTGTGGGAGCCAGAAATGGAAACCAACTGCCTAAATATTTAGGTTTTTAAAGCCGGTCTGGTCAGAAAACTAGTTATTTTGGGCAAAAACCCACACTTGTATTTCTTACCCAAGGATAAGGGCACCTCCGGAGATGAGACACTTACCTCCAAGTTGCTCCCACATTCTTGAAGACCATTTTCAAAGATCACAGTAGTATCTGAGCTCTGAGGTCTAGCTCTGCAGGGCTGGGATCCTAGGGTCAGGTCTGAAGCCTTCACCAGCTTTCCATTCCCATAGAAGTCTCTGGTCACCATCACCACCAGCCTGTCCTCACCACACTGCACACTGATAGGGGAGTTTGGAGATTGTGTAAGCTGTCGTGGTTGAAACTCTCCAATATACCTGGAGCCCCATCCAGTCTGAACTGGAGACcaagggtttcctctaggagaacCCACTCCAGACACAGGTTGTCCAAGTCCTCGAGAAGATCCCCATCCAGGCTGATAGTTCCTCCACCTAGGGTCTGACTGGCGCTGGTGTCTAACCAAGGAACTGCTAAAGCCTCGTCCATAGAGAAGAACCACTAACAGCCAACTCCACCTGACCCACAGCTCCATCCTGACTGCAGAAGAAGTAACACAAGGAGAGAGTGGAGGAAGCAGAACTTTATACTCCACCCATCTCATAGTTATACCTTCACATGGAGCAGATAATGATCACACCCAGCTGGACACCTTCTCAATCACAGCTGATtaggatatagcagagctgaggttGTGGTTTTCAGACATTCATTGTTGGTGAAGTTGAGTTTTTCACGATACTTTAAGGCCAAAtacacatgatgcgtattacgtgcagattttcagcgcagattttcCTGTGGTaagtccgcagcataatacaatactagcaaaataaatgagatttcaagtaatctcagctacacgttgcagaatttttcccgcACGTAAAGTGACCTGTGGTACgtatttaaaatccgcagcatgtcaatttattttgcgtttcTGCCAGCgacttgtatctgacaagtttataaaacaaaacacaccaaaatccgcagcataaaaaaacgcattatTATTCTatcggtcaatatgattatggtgataccaaacttatattgtttttttatgttttactacttttacaaggacgaaacaaattgttaaaaataaaatttgggttttatcgccacattctgagagccataacttttttatttttccatggattgagcggtatgagggcttatttttgtgcggggcgagctgtagtttctattagtaccattttggggttcatgagACTATTTGAtcaagttttttttcattttttgtgggatttgaagtgacaaaaaaacagcgattctggggctttatattttttctttttacagcgttcaccgtgtgcataAAATAATGgcttattgtaatagttcagacttttacagacgtaaagataccaattttgtatagttttttttattttttaccttactttagagaaaaaatgggaaaatggttgttttttttaagttttttatttttttcaactactaagaactttatttaacaaatttcattagtctccctaggggacttgaaccagcgatcattacatcactggtacaatacactgcaatactaatgtattacagtatattgtaatCTTTACAGGCTCCTGGTAAGCCctgcttaacaggagatgaagaaaggcagccctgggggccttcattaggcccctgggctgccatgagaaCCATTGGCGCCCCCCGATCGCATTgcggggggggcgatgagctgtcagatgGGGGCGTTCCCTCTttctaacgtcttagatgctgcAATCATGCTTGATCGGGCTCTCCAATGGTCCTGCGGAGCAGTGCAGTTACCTGTTATTCCCCATTGCCCCACCCCCAGGGTCTTAGCCAGAGCGGGAGTTTAACCCACAATGTAGGTTCCATGGAGAATGTTGGCGATGGTTGAATCTCCTCTGCCTTTCCCTTTTTTCTTCCACGGGTCCTGCACAAGAACCAGCGAAATGAGGGAGGAAACATTGCGCAAAAAAGCATCATCACCATGGTCGTCGCAGACACAGAGTGTCCTCATCAACGTCCAGTGACGTACCCTTCTCTTCTTCCTCGTCGTCTCCTCCGCAGTTCTCACAGGAGTCATCCAGGAATATCGTATAGAGGCGGGACATGCTCGACGTTGGGAGGCCCAGCATCTGTCCGCTGATCCGGTTTCGCTGTCCCAGACGATTTCCACTGCCTGCAGCCCACGTTCAAGCCAGTCTCCGGTTCCAGCTCCGATTTCAGCTGATGGGATACAGCCTATGGATGTGAATCTACATGCGATAAGGCATGTCTCAAAGAACTGTTTTATCTAATACTGATTTGATTACTGCatgaaagccgtggtggctggcttGAACGGGAATGAAGGAGTGTCTGCTGGCTCTGTGCCGCCAGGTGGGGCTAAGCCCCCGTTTGTGAAAGAAGCAGAGATGTCTAGTCTAAAATTTAGAGACTCTTAGTTTTGTGGTGTGGCGCCCCTCGAGACTCGCTTGTCATCAGATACCAAGGAAAAGATATGGAAGAATGACTTTGTAGACATTTGGTCCTTGGTTTCTGTTGAACAAGTGACGGTCGACAAGGAGCGCACATTTGAAAAAGGATCAGACAAGAAAGTGAAGGTGGCAAAAACGTTCAATAACTGGCTTCAGGGTTATGCGACCCTGGCGAACGTTATATGTCAACGCTTCACTGAGAAAGATGCAGAACTATTTGTATATTTTGAAACAATATTTAGCGCTCACAGGCTGCTTGGTGGCGTTGTGACGAAGAATTTTGTCATAGGTTGGCTTTGACACCCGACATTAGTTTGGCGTCAAAGGCAATGGATGTTTGGCTACAGCTCATTTTAGCTCAGACCGGGAAGCTCACGCATCCCTTTCCACCAGCGGCCGCCACTTCGTGAATCGctcctggagttgcggccgcacGGCCCACAGGAGCCTGTGGGCTGTATAATGAGGGTCACTGCCGATTCTTTGCCACCTGCAAGTTTAGGCATGAATGCTCCATATGAGTGGGCGCTCACTCGGCGATTAGGTGCTGTCGGACAGGCAAGCAGCCtgtcaaggcacctccttctgGGCCAGcgaagaacgccggtgaacgtccaCAAAATGGGGCCATGGGGGTATGGGAGAACCGTAACTAAAACCCTCAATGATGAGCCCTGCCTCCTGTCTCCTGGGGTACTGATAGTACCCCAGGAGGCAGGGCTCATCATTGAGGGTTTTAGTTATGGTTTTCCAAAACCTTTTGAGTACTCGTCCACATTGTTGTTGtccgacaatttgaagtcgatcaacgaAAATGTGGAAATAGCGCGGAAAAAGATTGAAAAGGAAGTTAAATTGGGACAAATGGCTGGTCCATTTTCGAAGCCCCAGTATAGCAACCCGAGGGTCCCTCCCCTTGGCTTAGTGCCCAAAAAAATAACAAGGCAGTTTTTGAGTCTTACATCATTTATCCTTTCCTCGTGGGGCATCAGTCAACGATGGGATTCCCAGGGAAGATATGATGGTTTCCTATACTTCCTTTGAAGTCGCGGTTCAATTGGCAGcgcgcttttcttgcaaaaatgaaCAATGGGGCTGATTTCCGTTTGCTACCTATTCACCCGGACTGCTTTCACTTGTTGGGTTGTTGTTTGGATGGTTGTTTCTATGTGGACATGTGtttgcccagtggcgtaactaccactgtgccAGCGGCGGCTATGGGGCCCACAGCataattgtatatatgtactggccttggttctagtgctgtatttatgtactgagcttggttctggtgctctatatatgtactgagcttagttctggtgctgtatttatgtactggccttggttctggtattgtatatatgtactgaccttggttctggtgctgtatatatgtcagagctttgttctagtgctgtatttttttgtactgagatttgttctggtgctgtatatatatatactgagcttggttctgtagccGTATATGTCACAGCttcgttctggagctgtaattatataggattttagcttttatacccgacgttgctcgggaggttgacttacaatATGgatatagagtaaaagctcactatttaaatacctctcagtatgaattttattgctacctctcgatatgaatttaattgctagagagtgtaaataatgttattggaagcataaaataaatgaaattaagcaatatattcattacagatttaggcctcatgcacacgaacgtaaaaacgcccttaATCACGGGcccgtagacttctattggtcttgGGCACCTtctcgtttgcttacgggaaggtgcccgggacgttgaaaaacataggacatgtcctacttcaggccgtaattacgggcacatggtattccctgtccagcggtagtctctgtccagggtgctgaaagagttaaggggctgcactgatcggcagtaactctttcaccaccctggacagtgagtaccgctggacagggaatagcatgtgcggcgctcacaatatcgtgtacatagtgtgaacaggtttcagtttcctctcggaaaaTGAAACAcagaagtgtacacggagtacacacgggaagcacacggttccaatcacggacacacggatccgtgaaaaatgggcgtgaaaacggtgatggaagtgtgcatgaggcctaagtctatggggctcccgtaatacaggtggctacgtgtgtgcacccgtaattacgggagcgttgctaggcgacgtcaggggatagtcactgtccaggatgctgaaagagttaattgatcggcagtaactctttcagcacccgggacagtgactaccgctggagttaaaagtatcaaaagttaacttacccagtactcctgcttcttcctccagtccggcctcccggggtgATGTTTCATCacctgtgaccgctgcagccaatcacaggccaatcacaggctgcagcggtcacatggactgcatttaaaccaatgaaaaaatcgggcttcaaacaaactttccaaaatatatattagatattTATAATAACGAAATTGTAGGGCAGATGGAATCGttttcaatttattgtatatttaatgggaacctgtctggtagttttatttGGAGCCACCatacggtaatacatgacctgacaatatttccaaatgtatgtttcttttcagatgcagcaaaatctataaaattaacttttaaaacggcgcacactatatgctaattactcattaaagggtcatggtgcggtgccgctatcctgaagagtcacatcgtcctgcctccaaacccaactttccatgtttgattaacATTCCCCTGgctgatatacatcactaccagtttcctccaactttctcggatgccttgtactacttaggcacgcaccgtgcagcgaggtgtactctgcccggcttcatcactgcacaGTGCATGCCAGTGGAGTACAAGGCCAcggtgcatccgcaagagtttgagaaggctggtagtgatgtagagaagccaaggggatgtcaatcaaaatctgggggcgccatttcaattttcgcctaaggcagcagaaaagccagaatcggccctgaggctgcaggtcactttaggcctgcagcctataaggtgctggaaagactccctgtgcttgcgcaggccggcgtgatgatgtcgctgcatcacgctggtctgcgcatgtgtcccgacCGGAGCCTGTGCAGCCCATACGTCCGTCGAAaggacggggcaaggtaagtacaatatatattatttcttaggagaaggcgggctgtgtggcactatatacaaggggggagcagggtagctttatatacaaggggggagcagggtgtcactatatacaaggggtagcaGGGTGGCaaaatatacaagggggagcaaattagaaatatatacaagggaggagcagggtggcattatatacaaggggggagcagggtggcactatatacaagggggagcagggtgacactatatacaaatggggagcagggtggaactatatacaagatggaaggagggtggcactatatactagggggggggctgtgtgacactatatacaaaggggagctgtgtggcactatactcaagtggaagctgtgtgacactatgtacaaaggggctgtgtgacactactaaggggggctgtgtggcactatttactagggggctgtatggcactatttacaaggggagggctgtggggctatctacagggggctgtgtgtggcgcaaataTACAGAGGtctgtgcatggcactatctaataaggggggctgtgtggcagtatctactaaggggggctttgtggcactatatacaagggaggggactgtgtggcaatatttacagagggtctatatggcactatctacaagggggaagtgggggcgctatctacaagtagggtgtgacactgtctaccggCGGGGGTGTaaagcactgtctgcaggggggctgtatggcacaatctacagggggtactatctataaggggggatgCATGTGGCACCTTGTAAAGTCCAGTCAAATgttgggggggccccagtcaaatgtttgctatggggcccagtctttcctagttacacccgtgttacatagttacatagttagtacggctgaaaaaagacacatgtccatcaagttcaaccaagggacgggaaaagggaaggtaaaaatttctacacataggagctaatatttttttgttctaggaaattatctaagccttttttaaagccatctactgtccctgctgtgacggctcctgcggtgactattccatagattcacagttctcacagtaaagaaggcttgtcgcctctgcaggttgaacctttttttctccagacggagggagtgcccccttgttttttgagggggttgtacatggaacaggatttcaccatattttttgtatgtgccattaatatattaatataagttaatcatgtccccccttagtcgtcttttttcaaggctaaataggtttaattctattaatctttcctcataacttagattctccatgccccttattagctttgttgctcttctttgtattttttctaactccagggcatcctttctatgaactggagcccagaactgaactgcatattctagatgaggcctcactaatgctttgtaaagtggtaatattacatccctgtcccgcgagtccatgcctcttttaatacacgacaatatcctgctggcctttgaagcagctgattgacattgtgctgttatttagtttattatttacaagtacacccagatctttctcaacaagtgactcccccagtgtagctccccctaggacatatgatgcatgcagcttgttggtacccaggtgcataactgttagggatctgccaggtacttcatctagctatactcctgggattaatcaatccacacctgaggccagacctgttcgactgacaccatctcccaccaaccagggtggcaggctcaggagtgggagagcctatcgcggcctggtctgtcggagttagctccgccccctgccctttattacctgccctgtgctctgcctcagtgcttgtaattcttttggattcctggccccactgctgcttgctccagcctgcttctgccgtgcttctgccttgctgcag from Rhinoderma darwinii isolate aRhiDar2 chromosome 3, aRhiDar2.hap1, whole genome shotgun sequence carries:
- the LOC142748450 gene encoding zona pellucida sperm-binding protein 3-like; amino-acid sequence: MELWVRWSWLLVVLLYGRGFSSSLVRHQRQSDPRWRNYQPGWGSSRGLGQPVSGVGSPRGNPWSPVQTGWGSRYIGEFQPRQLTQSPNSPISVQCGEDRLVVMVTRDFYGNGKLVKASDLTLGSQPCRARPQSSDTTVIFENGLQECGSNLEMTPDWLVYTINLRYNPTSSSNVPITRFNSALVPIQCYYPRHGNVSSKAVKPTWVPFSTTVTTEERLVFSLQLMNEDWSAPRSSLVFQLGDMFYIEASLDVQNHVPMTLFVDSCVATLTADVTSNPRYEIIAYNGCLMDGMQEDSSSAFLQRPQASKLRFKVDAFRFTDRDLSTIYITCTLRAADINQTPDPVNKACSYNKATSSWSPVEGSSGICQCCTTRNCATASGQRMTWGSSLGRPRGLGKRDVGSPVETHVLATLGPLLVTGDKPNQSSGAAHTEASRMTAGRDRLQLWVMVAIGSVSSVVAVIALTMVGRCLLNRFFNSQEIKL